From a region of the Heterodontus francisci isolate sHetFra1 unplaced genomic scaffold, sHetFra1.hap1 HAP1_SCAFFOLD_1579, whole genome shotgun sequence genome:
- the LOC137361896 gene encoding homer protein homolog 3-like codes for TGICDAGELKRRLRWIINPALLARDNSKSFSLIFRIDVLGSPIIEMFVEPSPLELSGDLHSPPLQLASANGSSGPKLYHSESCDGDMPLDSARLKTLFAQGSIGESQWELELFALQESNAKLVQALHESNITVEQWKKQLTTYKEETEKLRDRVIELESQGEAIVTVATQNTDLSQSVEELETLLKEKEEEIRLLRSQKSDVCDLENDREEALLRLQEVESRNADLEQQLQDVEQTLLDCVNDRERIQCNARKLLDILDVKLYELNDLRHGLAKIAEKDEKS; via the exons actggcatctgtgatgctggggagctgaagaggaggctgagatggatcatcaacccggcacttctggctagaGATAACagcaaaagcttcagccttatctttcgcattgacgTGCTGGGTTCTCCCATCAttgagatgtttgtggagccttctcctctg GAATTGTCGGGAGATCTTCATTCACCCCCACTGCAGCTGGCCAGTGCGAATGGGAGCAGTGGCCCAAAGCTATACCACTCGGAGAGCTGTGATGGGGACATGCCATTGGACAGCGCTCGGCTCAAGACTCTCTTCGCCCAGGG tTCTATTGGGGAATCACAGTGGGAGCTGGAGCTGTTTGCTCTTCAGGAAAGTAATGCCAAGCTAGTGCAGGCACTGCACGAATCAAACATCACCGTCGAACAATGGAAGAAACAACTGACCACTTATAAAGAGGAGACAGAAAAGCTGCGAGACCGG gttattgagttggagtcACAAGGTGAGGCCATTGTCACAGTTGCAACTCAGAACACAGACCTGAGCCAATCAGTGGAAGAGCTTGAGACACTGttaaaggaaaaggaggag GAGATCCGGTTGTTGAGGAGCCAAAAATCTGATGTGTGCGACTTAGAAAATGACCGGGAGgaggcactgctgagactgcag GAAGTTGAGAGTCGGAATGCCGATCTGGAGCAGCAGCTGCAGGATGTAGAGCAAACACTGCTCGACTGTGTGAATGATCGAGAGAGAATCCAGTGTAATGCCAGGAAGCTGCTGGATATCCTGGATGTCAAGCTCTACGAATTGAACGATTTGCGACATGGTTTAGCGAAAATTGCTGAGAAAGATGAAAAATCTTGA